From the Candidatus Binatia bacterium genome, the window TCCCCGGGATGACGCGCGAGGAGAGTACCACCGCGTCGCCGGGATCGATGGCAATTTGTGGGTGGCCCCCCTCGGCGATACGAATCAACGCGGACATCGGTTCGCCCTGACTGCCCGTGGTGAGGACGGTGACGCGGTTGATCGCGTCCCTCGGCAGGTCGCTGGGATCGAGAAACAAGGACGGGGGATACTCGAGGTAACCGAGTTGGGTCGCAATTTTGAGCGAGTTCAGTAGGCTTCTGCCCACCACTGCAATTCGGCGGTCGTGCGCCAACGACAATTCGATTGCATGTTTCAGCCGGTGGATGTGCGAGGCGAACGTGGAGAAAAACACCTTGCCGGACGTGTGGGCAAAGATGTCGGCCAAAGGCTCACGGAGCGAACGCTCCGACGGCGTGTATCCAGGCCGTTCGGCGTTTGTCGAGTCGGACAAGAGCAAAAGAACGCCTTCCTGGCCGTACTGGCCCAACCGGTGGAGATCCGAGGGCTTTCCGTCAATCGGGGTTTGGTCGAACTTGAAATCCCCGCTGTGCATGACCACGCCCAGCGGAGTGCGAATGGCAAGCGCAACGGTGTCGACCAGCGAGTGGGTTACGTGAATTGCTTCGATGCCAAACGGACCGAGCTGCCAGGAATCACCCGCCCGAAAGACATGAAACTCGGCCCCGATTCCGTGCTCCTTGAGCCGCTCGCTCACCAGTCCGTGAGCCATCGGTGTGGCGTAAACCGGCACAGAGAAAGTCCGCAACGCAAACGGCAGGGCTCCTTGGTGGTCTTCGTGCCCGTGGGTCAACACAAAGCCGAGGAAGCGGTCACCAAACTGTTCCAGGTACGAAAGGTCGGGAATGACCAGATCGATGCCCAACATGTGGGGCTCGGGGAACATCACGCCGCAGTCGATCGCAATGGCGTAGCCGTTCCATTCGAGCACCAAACAGTTGAGCCCGATCTCCCCCAGGCCTCCCAGAGGAACGATGCGCAAGGTGCCGGACGCGCTTCCCGTCATGCTTTCAACCCCATAACCGTGGGGTCACGGCTCGGGCCGGAATCACCGTTGCCACCCCTCAACCACTCACCCTCACAGGGCTTCGCAGGAACGAATTGAATCATTGTCCCCGTACGGCAACGGCTTCATACTCTGATTCAGGGCGCTCGGCAAACGTAATTTCTTGCCGCTGGCACCGCTCGGCCAGCACGCACAGGAGGTTAGTTGCGCAAATTCACCTGTGTTCCGTAAGGAACGCTGATGGACTTCGCTTCGAGGTACCCGAGGAGGCCTTCGGGGCCGAGCTCTCGGCCGATTCCGCTGGCTTTGAAACCACCGAAGGGCGCACGAAACTCGAGGGCAAAGCCGTTCACCGTGTAGGTGCCGGTGCGCACCTGACGAGCGATATCAACACCGTGCTGAACATCACTGGTCCACACCGTACCCGAGAGGCCGTAGTCGGAGTCGTTGGCAATGCGAATTGCCTCTTCCTCAGTTTCGTAGGGAATCACCGCCACCACCGGACCGAAAATTTCTTCCTGCGCAATGCGCATCCGGTTGTTGACCTGAGCGAACACAGTCGGCTCCACGTACCAACCCTGCGATAATCCTTTGGGCCGCCCTCCACCGCAGACAATTTGCGCGCCCTCTTCCTTCCCTACGCGGATGTATCCTTCCACCCGGTCGCGCTGGCACGCAGACACAAGCGGCCCGACCACGGTTGCCGGATCGAGCGGGTCGCCCACAGGCACCGCCTGAAATGCTTGCGCCAGTGCGTCGACCACCTCCGCGTAACGCCGCTTAGAAGCAAGGACGCGCGTTTGGGCCACACAGGCTTGGCCATTGTTCATCAAGATGGCGGGGACGAGTCCGGCAACCGTCTGCGAAAGATCTGCGTCGTCGAGAATAATTGCCGCCGATTTGCCGCCGAGTTCGAGCGTGCAACGTTTCAGCCGCTCTCCACAAAGTGAGGCAATGCGCCGACCGGCCGCGGTACTCCCGGTGAACGCGACCTTGTCCACCCCGGGATGGCAAACCAGGTATTCCCCAACCTCGCGCCCTGCGGGAACGACGTTCACAACCCCGGGTGGGAATTCGGCCTGCTGGATCAATTCTGCCAACACCAGCCCGTCCACCGGAGTTTCCGGCGCGGGCTTGAGCACCACCGTGGCTCCGGCAGCGAGAGCAGGGGCAAGCTTCAGCATCGTGGTGAACAACGGAACGTTCCAAGGGACGATACAAGCAGCAACGCCCACAGGCTCGCGGCGCACGACCACCGGACCCATCATCCCCTCGCGCAGCTCCTCGAACGCAAAACTGCGGGCAAGGCCGACGTAAAACTCCAACACCATGTTACTGGCCAAGGTTTGACCGAGGCGGGAGAAGCTAATGGGCGAACCCATTTCTTGCGTGATGAGTTGGGCAAGGGCTTCCTGGTTTTCTTGCAGTAGGCGTAACAGCCGCTCCATGAAGTTGGCCCGCTCACGGGCGCTCATCCGTGGCCACTCGCCGCGGTCGAACGCTGCACGGGCCGCCGCAACGGCTCGGTCGATATCTGCTTTCTCCGCTGCCGGGACGCGCGCAATCACTTCCTCGGTGTGGGGCGAGATGACGGCAATCGTCTCTCTGCCTGCTGGCTCTACCCACTGGCCGCCGATGAACAATCGATCGAAACTCTGCAGCATGTTCCCAAGTCCTCCAAATCGTGAGTGTAGTGTGGCGCGAGGGGATGTCCACGCCTACGCACCGCGTGAGGCGAGTTCGCGCTCGAGCACCACGGAAGCGAGGTTCTCGCGGTCCATCGTCGTATCCGCGGGGAATACTTCGTAATGGCAAAGCTGGCGAATCACCCGAGCCATGATTGCGGTAAACTTGTACAATGCAAGGACCTCATAGTAGTCGAAGTGCTGAGCAGAAAATCCCGAGTGTTCCTCCCACAGGGAAATGGTTTCCGCACGCTCCGGTAAGCCACTCAGTCTCGGTAGTCCCAGGCCTTCGCTAAAGCAGCGATCGATGGCCCACCACCAAGCGACGTCCTGCACCGGGTCGCCCAGGCGCGCCATTTCCCAGTCGAGCAGCGCAACACAGTGCCCTTTATGAAACAACTGATTGCCGAAGCGCGCATCGCCCCAGCAGAGAGCGACTTGTTCCTCGCTCGGGCGGTGCTCCCTGAGCCATGCTTCGGCTCGAGCGAGCAACGGGTAGCGATCTCGCTCCAAGCCCCAGTCAATGAACTCCTTGTAGTCTTCCAGTTGTAGCTCGAGATAGGTTTTCCCCGGCGGCGTCTCTCTAAACACGGTGCCAGCAAGCTCCTGCCAAGGTATCCGATGAACCGCAGCCATGCTGGCGATTCCCGATTCCCATAACTGCCGCCTCTCTTGATCCGTTAGCTCGAGCAGCCAACCGGTAGTGTGGTATGGGGGATTGTCGCTCGGTACCCGCCCTTCCACGAACTCCATCACGTAAAACGGCCCACCGAGGATGCGCTCGTCCGTCTCCAGCCACAACACCTTTGGCACACGCACATCAGGAAAGCGCCCGAGGAAAGCAAGCAATCGATATTGTTGCTCCAAGTCATACTTCGGGAAAACTGTAAGGCCCTGTGGATGCAGCTTAGCAACGAGCGTACGTGCTGCGGGCGGGTTGCTCGAGTCCAAGACGTCGAAGAGTAAGGTGTCGCTCGAGTAGCCAGTTTCCGTGGGGCCGCGTAGGTTGGCAACCGAAAGCGACGGCCACTGTGGAAACTTAGGCCGGAGCCAGTCCGTTAACGCAGCTTGCACAACCGAGAGATCTCGCCTTGGAGCGGGCATCCCAGTCCTCCAACATTCCCTGCCTACTCGGTGTGAGTTGTCGCCTCTGGCGGGGCACCGGAAAAAGCGTCCTGCAAGCCATAACGGCGGAACGGCCCCCAAAAACCAAATTCATGGAGACCGTATCCGACTTCGCCGCGGTTGGTCGTGAAGCGGGCAACTTGATCCACGAGCCCGTACTGCCCGTAGGAGGCGATTTCTTCCACCGCCCGTTCGAAACCCTGCACGACGAGAGGGCCCTGATACATGCCGTGCCGCCAATCTGGCTCCATCCCGTAGCCTGTTCCGATGGCCACAAAGGCATTGAGTAAAGGAGTCACTTCGATTTCCAGCGGACCTTCGGGCGCTTCTGGAAAGAGAAGGCGCGAAGCGCGGACCAGCCTGGTGCCAGGAATGAGGCTGTGGCGGTGATCCGGCCTGCCTAAGGGCTCAGGTGCGCGTTGTGGATCCGCCCAAATGCGCACAGCTTCCTCCAGCGGCCGCTGCCCGTCGTCGTTTTCATTGACCATGTAGAGAATGGCGAAATCGGCAAACTGCATGGGCGCATAATTCCACAGGCCCGTGAGCTGTCCTTCGTTCTGGCGGATTCCGGGATGCTCTGCTTCGCCAACTGGTCGCACGCCCCATGAGCGGTCCCGTGTGCCCCAATAGCGATCGGCCGTGACCCGGAACTCTCGCTCCCCGACGCGAAGCCAACCGGTCCAGAAACCAGTTTGCGCAAACCGTTGTGTATCGAACAGCACGCGCCCGTACTTCCGAATGAATTGGCGCGGCTCCAGATAAGCTGGTGTGTGGGCGATCCATTGCAGATCGCAAGCGATGGTGTAGTCCCCCGGATCCACGGCCACGCGGAGCCGCTTTAACGGTTCCTGTACCTCGATTCGGAACGGGCCCACCGTAGTGTCCATCCGGTCGCCCAAGATCCGGGAGGCGCGAACCACGTGGTACTTGCCCGCCACGGTGGCGCAGACGAATGCATCCTGCACCGCCAGGTTCGGGTACTGCCCCATGCCGAAGATCACAAACAGCGAATCGTCGCAGGCGTGTAGGTTGAAATAATACCGGTCGTAAAAGTTGCGGTCGCTCGTGCCCACATGCCGGACGACTTCGGGAATTTGGTGCACGGGATAGTCGTCGAATGCTGAGAGGGGCGAACGCTCGTTAACCATGGGGCTGAATCAATCACACGGTGACGTGGACTGGCAAGAGGGGCAGGGCTCCTCCGGGGGCGAGGCCATCGCCGTTGCCGCGCGAGCGAGTTGCGCGACTGCGTTGCCGCTTTCCGCCACTGCTGCCATTATCGGGGAACTTATGGAGCGTGCTCAGCCTAAGCTCACGCCGATGATGGAGCAGTATCTGCGGCTGAAGGCAGAGTATCCGGATGCCTTGCTGTTTTTTCGCTTAGGGGATTTTTACGAGCTGTTTTTCGACGATGCGGAACGTGCTGCCCCGATCCTCGACGTGGCTCTGACCACCCGGAGCCGCAAGGATGAAGTGCCGATTCCCATGTGCGGCGTTCCGCACTTCGCTGCACAAAGCTACATCGCCAAGCTGCTCGCCGCTGGGTTTAAGGTGGCCATTTGCGAGCAAATGGAAGACCCGGCCACGGCGAAGGGCTTGGTCGAGCGCGCCGTGGTGCGGGTGGTCACTCCGGGCACCGTCACGGAAGAGGAATGCCTCGAGCCGCGGCTACCGAATTACTTGGTCGCCCTGAGCCTCGACGCGGCAGGCGGTGCGGCAGTGATCGCCGCCGATGTCTCGACGGGCGAAATGCAATGCTTCCGCGCCGCGGACCGGGCAGGGCTGTGGGATGTTCTCTTTCGTTTGGATCCGCGGGAAGTTCTGCTGTCCGAAGCTCACTCCGAGTTCGCGCAAGAGCTCAGCGGCCGGCTGCCGAGAGCCCTAGTAAGCCGCGAGGCCGAAAGCACTTTCGACCCGCAGCAAGCTGCAACTTGGTTGGTGCAGCATGCCGCCGACCTTTCTTCGTGGCACAGGGAATTTCTCGCACCACTGGGAGCGCTCCTTTCTTACTTGCGAAAGACTCATCGTTCCGAACTTGGGCACTTACGACCGCCGGCGTCGGGAGAGCTGCCTGCGGTGCTGTACCTCGATCGGGCCACCCAGCGGAACTTGGAACTCGTCACGAATTTGCGCGGTGAGGCTCGCGGCTCGCTCTTGTGGGTGCTGGACCAGACCCATACTGCCATGGGGAGCCGGCTTCTACGCCGCTGGCTGCTAGCGCCGCTTACGGACCTCAGGCAAATCGGCGCACGGCTCGACGCAGTGGAAGAGCTCCTCGACAAGGGAACGTGGCGTCGGGATCTCGAACGAGAGCTGGCGAGCCTGGGAGACCTGGAGCGGCTTAACGCGCGTCTGGCTGTGCGTCGGGTCAGCCCGCGCGACCTTGCTCACCTGCGGCGCGCCTTGCAGCGCGTCGAGCAACTCAAGTCGGAATTGCATCAGAGCCGGAGCCTTTTGCTGCGCCAGTGCGGGGAACAGATCGATCCGATGACCGAGTTACGGGCGCGTTTGGAACAAGCGATCGTGGAGGAACCGCCGCAGCAACTCCATCAGGGACCGGTGATTCGACCCGGGTTCGACCAACTGATCGATGAACTTCGAAACCTAGCGCAGAGCGGACGGCAAATTTTGGCTGAACTCGAAAGCCGCGAACGCGCACGCACGGGGATCGCCTCGCTCAAAGTCCGGTACAACAACGTGTTCGGCTATTACATCGAAGTCACTAAGCCGAACCTGCATTTGGTTCCTTCCGAGTACCAGCGCAAGCAAACCACAGCCAACGCGGAACGATTCGTCACTCCGGAGCTGCAGGATTACGAACACCGCATCCTCGGAGCGGAGGAACGCTTGCGTGCGCACGAAGCGCAGATCTTTGCACAACTGGTCGACGAAGCGGCTGCAGCCCAGGAACGATTGGCGCGTTCGGCCGGGGCCTTGGCGACACTGGATGTGCTGTGTGCCTTAGCTGCGGTGGCCGAACGGCATGGGTACGTGCGGCCGCGGCTCCATCAAGGGCGCTCGATCCGAATCCGGGATGGTCGCCATCCGGTTGTGGAAGCCATGAGCGGCCGCGCGGGCTTTGTGCCGAACGATACCATGCTCGATCCAGACGAGACGCAAATCGTGACCCTCACGGGACCGAACATGGCGGGCAAGTCGACGTACCTCCGCCAGGTCGCCTTGATTGTGTTGCTGGCCCAGATGGGCAGTTTTGTTCCCGCGTCGGAGGCGGAAATCGGCATTGTCGATCGTCTCTTCACGCGCGTCGGTGCTTCCGACAATCTCGCCGAAGGGGAGTCGACCTTCATGGTCGAGATGAAGGAAACGGCCGGTATTCTCCGCCATCTAACGCCACGGAGCCTGGTGGTGTTGGATGAGATCGGCCGCGGGACCAGCACCTTCGATGGTATTTCCATTGCGTGGGCGGTCGCTGAGTTCTTGCACGAGTCTTCCCAGCGGCCCTTGGTCTTGTTTGCTACGCACTACCACGAGTTGACGGATCTGGCCCGTTTGCACCCGCGGATCAGCAATTTTTCGGTGGCCGTACGCGAGTGGAAGGGCGAAGTAATCTTCTTGCGCCGTGTGGTGCCAGGTGCAGCCTCGCGCAGTTATGGCATCGAAGTGGCGCGCTTGGCTGGGGTGCCGGACGCGGTTGTCGAGCGGGCCAAAGAGATACTGAGTAACTTGGAACAGGGAGAACTCGATGCCGCCGGCAGGCCGCGCCTGGCTCGGGGCAAGGGGAGTGCTGGCCGGGAGTTGCAAATGACGCTGTTTGCGCCTCCACCGGACCGTTGGCGCGAAGAGCTTGCGCAAATCGACGTGGAGCGCTTGACGCCAATCGAGGCGATGTTGCGGCTGCACGCACTGGTGGAGCGAGCCCGTCGTTCCGACTGAACTTGTCGACACCCCGTCCGCAAACTTTTCCCCAGGCAACCGAGGGACCATGCTTGTAGCCCAGGGAGTCGCTCGCAGGCTTCGCGATTAAGGGCGCCGTGCGTTTGCCCGCTCCTGAGCGAGCGAAACCGCGGTAGCTGCTCGCCGCGAGCGTAAGATCTCAACGGCGTGCGGATGTTACATCGCGCTCGATGTGGTTCTGTGTACGCTTGCCCCTCCCGACTCTTGCGCACACCCGGCTCGAAAACGATAGAGGGAAGAAAGGGCCACGCGCAGCATGATGGATCGGAGCGAGACGATGAGTTCGGGCGCCGCGGCTTCGCCCATGGTGACGCTCTCGTTGGAGGGCGACTGGGGCCGCGCCGCTCGGGAATATCTCGAGACAACCAGGGAGCGCTTGTTCACCTGGCACTGCGAAGGAGCGAGCGGCGCAGCCGTTGTGCAAGCGTACACGGCAGCAGTGGATGGGCTGATCCAAGTCCTGTTCGATGCCTCGGCCAACGAGGCGCAGCAGCGGTTTCCTTTGTTGAACCAGTCGTTTTGCCTGGTCGCTCAAGGAGGGTATGGTCGCGGCGAACTCAACCCCTACTCTGACTTGGACCTGCTGTTTTTGTACCCGCACAAGAGCGAGCCATTTATCGAGTACGTGGCGGAGCGCATTCTCTACACGCTGTGGGATGCCCGCCTGACCGTGGGAAATGCGTTGCGCAACGTGCGTGAATGCCTGCGGCTTGCGGCGAGCGATTTCAAGGTCAAAACCGCATTGCTCGATGCCCGACTCGTGTGCGGAGATCGGCCCCTGTACGAGGAGTTTGCCGCGCGTATGGAGAAAGAGGTGTTGAACCGCGACGTGGAACGCTTTTTCGAAAACGTTCTCGCGGAAATTACGGTGCGCCACCATCGTTATGGCGACTCCGTCTACCTCTTGGAGCCGCAAATCAAAGAGGGGCAGGGAGGTCTCCGCGAGTTACATGCAGCGCTGTGGCTGGCCAAAGTGAAGTACAAGACGAACCGCCTCGGTGAGTTGGTGCAAAAGGGGATTTTGACCGAGCGCGAACGAGCGGAGGTCGAGAGCGCGCGCGACTTCCTCTTCCGCGTGCGCAACTCGCTGCACTTTCTCGCTCGGGGCCACCAAGATCAACTCACCTTCGAATACCAAGAACGGATTGCGGCCTTGTTGGGCTTCGAGGATACCCCGCAGATGAAAGGGGTCGAGTACTTCATGCGGGCCTACTATATGGCGGCGACGACGTTGGACCGCTTTGCGGCCGACATGATTGAACGCTGCGTGCGGCAGCCGCGGTCGTACCTGTCGTTTTTCCGGCCGCGGATTCGGCGGATCCGCCCTGGCGTGACGATTGCGCAAGGTTTGTTGAGCATCACCGGCCCGGAGATGCTGCAGGCGGACCCGAGTAATTTGGTGCGTGTCTTTCTGGATGCGCAAAGACATGAAGTGAAGATCTCCAGGGCCACCAAGCGGGTTTTGCGCGAACACCTCCACTTGCTCGACGATCAGTGGCGAAGCCACCCGAGCACCGTGGAAGCCTTTTTCCAGATTCTGCGCGGAAAGAACGTGGCGGAAACTTTGCGAGAAATGCATCAGGCAGGTGTTTTGGGTGCGTTCCTGCCCGAATTTGGTGCCTTGACCTGTATGGTCTTGCACGACGTGTATCACATTTACACCGTCGACGAGCATTCGCTCCGCGCGGTTCAAGAACTCGAGTGGCTACGGGCAGGCAAGTATCGCGACTCGGTGCCCTTGCTCACCCACGTGATGCGGGACATCGATCGCGTGGACTTGCTCCTCCTCGGCATGCTGCTGCATGACATCGGTAAGGGCCGGGGTGGGGGCCATTCGGAACGAGGAGCTGCGATGTGCGACGGCATCGCCGCTCGCTTGCGCTTGAACCCCGACGAGGCTGCCCAAGTGAAGTTCCTGGTGGCCCAACACTTGAACATGGCGCACCTGGCCCAACGGCGGGATATTCACGACCCGCGGCTCATTATTGATTTCGCACGCCGGGTGGAAACGCTGGATAACCTCAAGCGTCTCTACCTTCTCACCTTTGCAGACATGCGCGCAGTCGGCCCGAAAATCTGGAACAGTTGGCACGACATGCTGCTTGCCGAGCTGTATCTCCGAACAGCAGAGGTGTTCGAGCGCGAGGCTTTCATCGAGGAAGATTACCGCGAGCGAGCGGCTCGCGTGCGCGAGCGGGTAGCGGCTGCCAGCACCGTTCCCGAGGTGATCCGCGAGCGATTCTTGAGAGGCATGCCGGATCGGTACTTCCTGTCGACGGCTGAAGAGACCATTTTGCACCATTTGGAACTGTACCGTGACTACCACGATGGCGAGGTGGTGTGCTCGGTGCGACACTTCCGCGAGCGCGCTTTTAGCGAGTGGACGGTGGTGACCGCTGATCGCCCCGGCCTCTTTTCGATGATCACCGGCGTGTTGCTGGCCGAAGGGATGAACATCCTCACCGCCAACATTCACACGAGTGCAGGTGGCGTGGCCGTCGATGTATTCCGAATCTCCCACGGCGAGAATCCGGACACTGTATTGGCGCCCGAACGGTGGGAGCGGGTCGAGGCGAACCTGCGCCGGGTGTTGCAGGGCACGCTCGACGTGGAGGAGCTGGTGGCACGAGCACGCCCGCAGTTGCGTTTGGCGCGCCGGTATACGCCGAAGGTCCCGACGCAAATCGAGGTCGATAACCAAGTGTCCGAGCACTACACGGTGCTCGATGTGTACACGCATGACCGCGTGGGCTTGCTGTTCACGATCACGAACACGCTGTACCACCTCGGCCTCTCGATCCACCTGGCGAAGATCACGACGAACGTGGACCAGGTGCTGGATGTGTTTTACGTCACCGACAGCACCGGCCAGAAGATTCTGGATCCGGAGCGAATCGAACATGTCCGCACCGTGCTTTACGAGCGGCTGGCGGAGAATGGCGGCGAGGCGAACGGAGCGGCGGTTGCTGCTGCGGGTGGCGCGTAACGGGCTTAGGACGGTGAGTACAAAAGAAGAGGCGAAGAGTTCCGATTGGCATTTGGCTATCGATCGCTTCTTGGCGCACTTGGCTCTCGAGCGCGGCGCTTCACAGCACACGCTTGACGCATATTCGCGCGATTTGCGAGACTTCGTTGCCCACATGATGCTCCGCCAAACTGCGGAGCCCGGGCAACTAGTGGCGGCGGACATCTCGAGCTTCCTCCAATCGTTGCACCAACGGCAGCTGAGCGCGCGGACGCGGGCGCGGCGTCTGTCGGCTGTTCGGAGCTTTTGCCGCTTTTTGGTTTTGGAGGGCCTGCTTGCACAAAACCCAGCGGAGGACGTTCACCCACCCCGACTGCCGCGAACCCTACCGCGCAGCCGGTCGCCGGAAGAAATCCTCGATTTATTACGCGACGATCCTGGCGACGATTTGTTGACCCGGCGGGACAAGACTCTGGTGGAACTCGTGTATGCGGCGGGTTTGCGCGTGTCCGAAGCGGTGAACTTGCGCTTGCCGCAGGTCAACCTGGAAGCTGGTTTCGTGGTGGTCAGCGGGAAGGGGGGCAAGCAGCGCGTCGTGCCCATCGGCCAGTACGCCCGCGAACGGCTGCAAACCTACTTGCGCGAAGTGCGCCCCCACCTCGTGGGAAGTAGGCCCAGTGCGTTCCTGTTCGTCAGTCGGCGGGGACGGCCACTACGCCGCCGCCATGTGGCTCGGCGGCTGGAACGGCTTGCGCGCCGTGCTGGCCTCACGGGCAAACTCAGTCCCCACATGTTGCGGCATTCATTTGCCACGCATTTGGTGGAGCGCGGGGCGGATTTGCGCGCCGTGCAAGGCATGCTCGGCCACGCCGACATCAGCACGACGCAAATTTACACCCATGTCGCGTTGGAACACCTGCGCTCCGTGCACCGCAAGTATCACCCGCGGGGTTGAACGGCGTGGCGGCTCTCGTGCATTAAAAGCCACTGTTTCCTTTGCACGCCGCCGGCATAGCCGCCGAGGTTTCCATCAGCGGCAATTACTCGATGGCAGGGGAGAACGAGCGCCACCGGGTTGCTGCCGACGGCCCTACCGACAGCGCGCTGTGCTGTGGGTCGTTTCACCCACCGAGCTAGCGTTCCGTAACTGACCGGCCTTCCCGTTGGGATTTTTTGGAGAAGCGCCCAAACCCGGCGCTGGAACTCCGTTCCTCGAGGGCTTGCCTGCAAGGCGTGAAGGCTGTCGATGGTGCCGCGGAAGTAAGCGCAGATGGCTCGCTCGACGGGTGCGCACCGCCCCCGCTTTGGCCACGGAACGCCTTGATACCAACGCTGCCAGTGCCGTTCTGCAATTGTCCTCTGCTCGTCCCAAAAGGCAAGGTGGACGTGCTCCGTTTCGTCGACGATGAGAACGAACCTACCGAGATTCGTCGGCACCGAACAAAGCACAAACCCGCTCTCTTGGTTTGGGCTTACCAGAGCCGGCGTTTCGAAACGGTGGCCCGGTCTCACGATTTCCCTCCCCGCATGGCCCGCTCGATTTCTCGCTGCGCGTCGCGCTCCCGCAGCGCTGCGCGCTTGTCGTAAAGCTTCTTCCCCCGTGCAAGACCCAGCTCCACCTTGGCGCGGCCGTTTTTGAAGTAAATGCGCAGCGGAATTAACGTGAGTCCCTTTTCACGAACTTTGCCCGCTAGACGCGCGATTTCCCGTTTGTGCAGCAGGAGCTTGCGCGGTCTTGTGGGGTCGTGCCCGAAGCGAGCTGCCGGCGCATATTCACTGATGTGCGACTGCAGCAGCCACACCTCGCCGTTCTTCACTCGGGCATAACTGTCTTTGAGTTGCCCTTTGCCCGCACGCAGCGATTTCACTTCGCTGCCCGTGAGCACCAAGCCGGCTTCGATGGTT encodes:
- a CDS encoding ribonuclease J: MTGSASGTLRIVPLGGLGEIGLNCLVLEWNGYAIAIDCGVMFPEPHMLGIDLVIPDLSYLEQFGDRFLGFVLTHGHEDHQGALPFALRTFSVPVYATPMAHGLVSERLKEHGIGAEFHVFRAGDSWQLGPFGIEAIHVTHSLVDTVALAIRTPLGVVMHSGDFKFDQTPIDGKPSDLHRLGQYGQEGVLLLLSDSTNAERPGYTPSERSLREPLADIFAHTSGKVFFSTFASHIHRLKHAIELSLAHDRRIAVVGRSLLNSLKIATQLGYLEYPPSLFLDPSDLPRDAINRVTVLTTGSQGEPMSALIRIAEGGHPQIAIDPGDAVVLSSRVIPGNEKQIGNLINHALRRGAEVFHSQSTPVHVSGHGSQEELKLFLALCKPKFFVPIHGEFRHLLAHRRLAIEVGVPADHTFLLENGKVLEIDAQGARQVQPVKAGRVFVDGKGVGDAMDVVLRDRRHLSSDGIVLAVLALDQQTGNVIAGPDLLSRGFLPDTGAEPVLEQARGLVLESLAELPTESRTDPQEVKEQVRRVLRRYFARILDRRPVIVPFVLEM
- a CDS encoding aldehyde dehydrogenase; this translates as MQSFDRLFIGGQWVEPAGRETIAVISPHTEEVIARVPAAEKADIDRAVAAARAAFDRGEWPRMSARERANFMERLLRLLQENQEALAQLITQEMGSPISFSRLGQTLASNMVLEFYVGLARSFAFEELREGMMGPVVVRREPVGVAACIVPWNVPLFTTMLKLAPALAAGATVVLKPAPETPVDGLVLAELIQQAEFPPGVVNVVPAGREVGEYLVCHPGVDKVAFTGSTAAGRRIASLCGERLKRCTLELGGKSAAIILDDADLSQTVAGLVPAILMNNGQACVAQTRVLASKRRYAEVVDALAQAFQAVPVGDPLDPATVVGPLVSACQRDRVEGYIRVGKEEGAQIVCGGGRPKGLSQGWYVEPTVFAQVNNRMRIAQEEIFGPVVAVIPYETEEEAIRIANDSDYGLSGTVWTSDVQHGVDIARQVRTGTYTVNGFALEFRAPFGGFKASGIGRELGPEGLLGYLEAKSISVPYGTQVNLRN
- a CDS encoding phosphotransferase family protein, giving the protein MPAPRRDLSVVQAALTDWLRPKFPQWPSLSVANLRGPTETGYSSDTLLFDVLDSSNPPAARTLVAKLHPQGLTVFPKYDLEQQYRLLAFLGRFPDVRVPKVLWLETDERILGGPFYVMEFVEGRVPSDNPPYHTTGWLLELTDQERRQLWESGIASMAAVHRIPWQELAGTVFRETPPGKTYLELQLEDYKEFIDWGLERDRYPLLARAEAWLREHRPSEEQVALCWGDARFGNQLFHKGHCVALLDWEMARLGDPVQDVAWWWAIDRCFSEGLGLPRLSGLPERAETISLWEEHSGFSAQHFDYYEVLALYKFTAIMARVIRQLCHYEVFPADTTMDRENLASVVLERELASRGA
- the mutS gene encoding DNA mismatch repair protein MutS gives rise to the protein MERAQPKLTPMMEQYLRLKAEYPDALLFFRLGDFYELFFDDAERAAPILDVALTTRSRKDEVPIPMCGVPHFAAQSYIAKLLAAGFKVAICEQMEDPATAKGLVERAVVRVVTPGTVTEEECLEPRLPNYLVALSLDAAGGAAVIAADVSTGEMQCFRAADRAGLWDVLFRLDPREVLLSEAHSEFAQELSGRLPRALVSREAESTFDPQQAATWLVQHAADLSSWHREFLAPLGALLSYLRKTHRSELGHLRPPASGELPAVLYLDRATQRNLELVTNLRGEARGSLLWVLDQTHTAMGSRLLRRWLLAPLTDLRQIGARLDAVEELLDKGTWRRDLERELASLGDLERLNARLAVRRVSPRDLAHLRRALQRVEQLKSELHQSRSLLLRQCGEQIDPMTELRARLEQAIVEEPPQQLHQGPVIRPGFDQLIDELRNLAQSGRQILAELESRERARTGIASLKVRYNNVFGYYIEVTKPNLHLVPSEYQRKQTTANAERFVTPELQDYEHRILGAEERLRAHEAQIFAQLVDEAAAAQERLARSAGALATLDVLCALAAVAERHGYVRPRLHQGRSIRIRDGRHPVVEAMSGRAGFVPNDTMLDPDETQIVTLTGPNMAGKSTYLRQVALIVLLAQMGSFVPASEAEIGIVDRLFTRVGASDNLAEGESTFMVEMKETAGILRHLTPRSLVVLDEIGRGTSTFDGISIAWAVAEFLHESSQRPLVLFATHYHELTDLARLHPRISNFSVAVREWKGEVIFLRRVVPGAASRSYGIEVARLAGVPDAVVERAKEILSNLEQGELDAAGRPRLARGKGSAGRELQMTLFAPPPDRWREELAQIDVERLTPIEAMLRLHALVERARRSD
- the glnD gene encoding [protein-PII] uridylyltransferase; the protein is MSSGAAASPMVTLSLEGDWGRAAREYLETTRERLFTWHCEGASGAAVVQAYTAAVDGLIQVLFDASANEAQQRFPLLNQSFCLVAQGGYGRGELNPYSDLDLLFLYPHKSEPFIEYVAERILYTLWDARLTVGNALRNVRECLRLAASDFKVKTALLDARLVCGDRPLYEEFAARMEKEVLNRDVERFFENVLAEITVRHHRYGDSVYLLEPQIKEGQGGLRELHAALWLAKVKYKTNRLGELVQKGILTERERAEVESARDFLFRVRNSLHFLARGHQDQLTFEYQERIAALLGFEDTPQMKGVEYFMRAYYMAATTLDRFAADMIERCVRQPRSYLSFFRPRIRRIRPGVTIAQGLLSITGPEMLQADPSNLVRVFLDAQRHEVKISRATKRVLREHLHLLDDQWRSHPSTVEAFFQILRGKNVAETLREMHQAGVLGAFLPEFGALTCMVLHDVYHIYTVDEHSLRAVQELEWLRAGKYRDSVPLLTHVMRDIDRVDLLLLGMLLHDIGKGRGGGHSERGAAMCDGIAARLRLNPDEAAQVKFLVAQHLNMAHLAQRRDIHDPRLIIDFARRVETLDNLKRLYLLTFADMRAVGPKIWNSWHDMLLAELYLRTAEVFEREAFIEEDYRERAARVRERVAAASTVPEVIRERFLRGMPDRYFLSTAEETILHHLELYRDYHDGEVVCSVRHFRERAFSEWTVVTADRPGLFSMITGVLLAEGMNILTANIHTSAGGVAVDVFRISHGENPDTVLAPERWERVEANLRRVLQGTLDVEELVARARPQLRLARRYTPKVPTQIEVDNQVSEHYTVLDVYTHDRVGLLFTITNTLYHLGLSIHLAKITTNVDQVLDVFYVTDSTGQKILDPERIEHVRTVLYERLAENGGEANGAAVAAAGGA